ATTGAGTCTGGAATAGCGTCCCTTTACAAGCGGAAGATTTCGCGCCTGGACGTCCACCGCGTAATTCTTCTTGAGGTATTCGTAATCCTTGATGTTTACCGTATAACCCTGCATGATGTACTGGTGATCGGTATCAGCCGCCTTGGCAAAGACCTGGAGGATTGCCGCTGCAACAGAATTGATTCCATTGTCGTCATAGGTGACTCCGTGACCGTCATTGGCTTCGCCAAGAAGGCTGTAAATCTTGGTCTGGATATTGAAGCGAATCCAGTCGTCCTTGGCGATACCGTCAATGAAGCTGGCAGGAGATTTTTCGCCTGTGCTTGCAAGCAGAACATTCTTTCCGCTAGTGCTTCCCATGAACACTCTGGATTCCCCCGCTGCAACCGTATAGACGTTGATATTGTCGGCGACGAGTGCATCAAAGTCGGATTTCTTGTAGCCGTCATATTCCACGTTCTTGACCTTCTTGTGGGCGAAAGTGCCGCGAGCGGAATCAAGGGCGCATCTGATGGAGACGATAGAGGCTGCGATATTCCCCGCTGCATGATGCTGGTAGAGCGCTACACGATCGCTAGTGGACTTGAGAAGGCTCTGGGACAGCTCCCTGATGGATGCAAATCCGTTGCTTGTATCGTCAAGTTCAAGGTGGATAATCTTGAAATTCTCGCCAAGATAGGCGTTCCAGCCACCCGTCTTGGTAAATTCCGTAGATGATGGAATGATGTCGTCGCCAAACTTGGCTACGATATGGTAAAAGTCCAGGGCTGCGTCCTGTGCGTTCTTGACGGCATCAAGAGCTTCCGCAAAGCAGCCTGCCTTGATGGCAATAACCTTTGCTGGGCAGGCACTCTGAGAAAAGGTGCTAGCAACCATTCCATAAAGAAGGCTATCCGTTCCGAAAACTTCCGCATCCTCGGAACATGAACATTCTACAAAGGCAGGTCCCTGTGAGGCTGGGCCAACAACAGCCATAGTGTTGACGCTTGTGGTGGAAACGGTTGAAATCGCCTCGTTGATGCTGATTCGGATAATGGAATCGATAATCTGCGCCATCATAACTCCTAGTTAGATTGGAGGATTAAGGGTTTGACTGTTTCGATCCTTGGCCTTTCAACCGCGATTTCATCCGTAAAGTTGACTTGGAATGAAAAACGCCATTGTCTAATGAAGAACTTTCCATCATAGGTGTCGATGGCGTTGATTGCAGTTGGTTGCCAGATCGTAAACCCCCTCTCCCTGGCGAACTCGGTAAATTGCGGAAGCTCCAGCTCATTCCTTGCCTTTCTAAGGATGTCTCCGTCGCCTTCGACTTCGACGAAGTGGACCATGGCGACTTGCGAAAACAGGAACTTTCCCTTGCCCGGAGGCGGAGACAGTTTGCGTCCATATTGTTCCACAGAATCGATTCCAACAGCGACATAGCACCCAACGGGGGCGGGGCTGTTCGTCGGACTCTTGATGAACTGGACTGAAAATCTTTCGCAGTCGTTGAAGTATTTGCATAAGGCTCCCTTGATTTCGTCAATGCTCACCGGAGCGCCTCCGGAATCTGGGCTGGCGGAATCTTGCTTGCTATGTATTTCCAGTGGGTGATGTTTGGCAGATTGCAGAAAACAAGCTCATCCACGATTTCGTACCAGTAGCCTCCCTGCTGGATATATCCGATGGCTTCTGCACCGTCCTGTGTTCGCGCAGCAAGCCTTTCGCTGGAATAGACCTTGACCATGCCCGTATTGCGCGAACCTTCGCTGTACGCGATGGCTTCTTCTCCCGTGACAGGCTGAATTGTCCCGCGAACAGTCCTTTCGGATTTCGTCTCGGAAACGGCGTTTCCCTCGGAGTCGAAATGGGGCTTGACCAGTTCGCAATAGCGAAATGTCCTAGCGAAAACCGTTGCCACCGCAGAGCCCCTGCATCCTTACTGCGCCCGTAACGCCCGGACGCGGTGAATACTGTTTTCTCAGCAGAAGGAACTGCTGTCCGAAGCTGGTGCTTGAAAGCCAGGCGTCGTCATCGTTACCCTTTGTGCTGCCATAGGAAACTGAAATGTCGCCTTCCCGCTTGCTTGTGACAGTTCCTGCATCCCCGTCGCTTCCCCTGGATTCCAATGCTGCGAGATGGGAAACCATCAGAGAAAGCGCATAGACGTAGGCCTTCTTGAAATAGCAGGCGCTTACATGGTGGGAGGCT
This sequence is a window from Fibrobacter sp.. Protein-coding genes within it:
- a CDS encoding DUF3383 domain-containing protein, with protein sequence MMAQIIDSIIRISINEAISTVSTTSVNTMAVVGPASQGPAFVECSCSEDAEVFGTDSLLYGMVASTFSQSACPAKVIAIKAGCFAEALDAVKNAQDAALDFYHIVAKFGDDIIPSSTEFTKTGGWNAYLGENFKIIHLELDDTSNGFASIRELSQSLLKSTSDRVALYQHHAAGNIAASIVSIRCALDSARGTFAHKKVKNVEYDGYKKSDFDALVADNINVYTVAAGESRVFMGSTSGKNVLLASTGEKSPASFIDGIAKDDWIRFNIQTKIYSLLGEANDGHGVTYDDNGINSVAAAILQVFAKAADTDHQYIMQGYTVNIKDYEYLKKNYAVDVQARNLPLVKGRYSRLNSIHTVRNVELTVTL
- a CDS encoding DUF4054 domain-containing protein, yielding MIPLPISEEQKDELIAYLPTEYADSKRLDAWIMGASHHVSACYFKKAYVYALSLMVSHLAALESRGSDGDAGTVTSKREGDISVSYGSTKGNDDDAWLSSTSFGQQFLLLRKQYSPRPGVTGAVRMQGLCGGNGFR